The following are from one region of the Methanospirillum hungatei genome:
- a CDS encoding potassium channel family protein has product MMVLSVLIAGGGKVGMYLAKILLTEGHRVTILEDNKNDLDKLRKEFSSSLLREGNPTNPHDLSEAGISSVDVVAAVTRFDETNLVITSLAKFEFKVKRTIARVNIPKNAWLFTKEMGVDVTVNQADFMAHLIAREMTVGDMMTMLKLRTGDYSLIENKVTSGSSASGKAIKDLHLPQECVLSAIIRNNQLVIPRGNIILHPGDDVLAVAHESVIQKVREVLEKPQ; this is encoded by the coding sequence ATGATGGTCTTGTCGGTGTTGATAGCCGGAGGGGGAAAAGTTGGAATGTACCTAGCGAAAATTCTCCTGACGGAGGGGCATAGGGTTACGATTTTAGAAGATAATAAGAATGATTTAGACAAATTAAGAAAGGAATTTTCCTCTTCTCTTTTGAGAGAAGGGAATCCGACAAATCCTCATGACTTGAGTGAAGCAGGTATCTCTTCGGTTGATGTGGTTGCTGCTGTCACCAGATTTGATGAGACGAATCTGGTAATAACGAGTCTTGCGAAATTTGAATTTAAAGTAAAAAGAACCATAGCACGAGTGAATATCCCGAAAAATGCATGGCTTTTTACGAAAGAAATGGGTGTTGATGTTACGGTAAACCAGGCTGATTTTATGGCTCATCTTATCGCTCGGGAAATGACAGTTGGGGATATGATGACGATGTTAAAGCTTCGCACCGGAGATTACTCGCTTATTGAAAACAAGGTTACCAGTGGTTCTTCTGCATCCGGAAAAGCGATTAAAGATCTTCATCTCCCGCAGGAATGTGTCTTATCTGCAATAATCCGGAATAATCAGCTTGTCATTCCACGTGGAAATATTATTCTACATCCGGGTGATGATGTGCTTGCGGTTGCACATGAGTCGGTCATTCAGAAGGTCCGGGAGGTACTAGAGAAGCCCCAATAG
- a CDS encoding potassium channel family protein, translating to MKFIVIGCGRMGSGLAHRLVRSHHDVTVVDNDPLSFQRLGPGFSGTIREHDALDKESFYESGVAKADGLAAVTGNDAINIVVARAARQMFRVPKVIARTHEPRYSELYHKLGIQTVTNVSLGIERISELLTFSHLDIIHGIGNGDVGIVRYDVPSLLAGHQVKDLTVPGEIIVISLTRKGKTSIPTLGTTLEKGDIIHLAVEEHSVDRLKHGIHAAGGG from the coding sequence ATGAAATTTATCGTTATAGGGTGTGGTCGGATGGGTTCAGGATTGGCACACCGGTTAGTCAGATCCCATCATGATGTGACAGTAGTGGATAATGATCCTTTATCATTTCAAAGGCTGGGTCCGGGATTTTCCGGAACCATTCGAGAACATGACGCTCTTGATAAAGAATCTTTTTACGAGAGCGGAGTTGCAAAAGCTGATGGTCTTGCTGCAGTTACCGGAAATGATGCAATAAATATCGTGGTGGCTCGTGCTGCACGACAAATGTTCCGGGTCCCAAAAGTAATTGCACGAACTCATGAGCCCAGGTATTCTGAGCTATATCATAAACTCGGGATCCAGACCGTAACAAACGTCTCACTGGGAATCGAGCGTATATCAGAACTTTTAACCTTTTCTCATCTTGATATTATTCATGGAATTGGAAATGGAGATGTTGGGATTGTCAGATATGATGTTCCTTCCCTTCTTGCCGGACATCAGGTAAAAGATCTCACGGTCCCAGGAGAAATAATCGTTATCTCACTTACCAGGAAAGGAAAAACCAGTATTCCTACACTCGGAACTACCTTGGAGAAAGGTGATATTATCCACCTTGCGGTAGAGGAACATTCTGTTGATCGTCTCAAACATGGAATACATGCAGCAGGAGGTGGATGA